The Leclercia adecarboxylata genome has a segment encoding these proteins:
- a CDS encoding DNA adenine methylase has protein sequence MPIIKWAGGKTKLMPFISHHYPHDHSCRWVEPFIGGGAVFLNMFAQNALLADSNPDLINLYRTIQRQKTNFINQVQNLADKTFVEKDYYEMRDRFNKTCISGQPLQRAALFYSLNRLGYNGMCRYNSERIYSVPWGKHTELKLDFNKIDYLSFRLSGIELITAGFEETLAATGEGDQIYCDPPYDKTSKTSFVSYDGKPFSQSDHVLLANMLVDAHRKGAAVAISNSLTPFTLGLYEERGFVIHRLSAYRSVGSKPNTRKTETEILAVLK, from the coding sequence ATGCCGATAATCAAATGGGCTGGTGGAAAAACGAAACTGATGCCTTTCATCAGCCATCACTACCCACACGATCATAGTTGCCGGTGGGTAGAACCCTTTATAGGCGGTGGTGCCGTTTTTCTGAACATGTTTGCACAAAATGCATTGCTTGCAGATAGCAATCCAGACTTGATCAACCTATACAGGACTATTCAAAGACAGAAAACTAACTTTATAAATCAGGTCCAAAACCTAGCGGATAAAACCTTTGTCGAAAAGGACTACTATGAGATGAGGGACCGTTTCAACAAAACCTGTATTTCTGGTCAACCGCTTCAAAGAGCGGCTTTGTTTTACTCCCTGAATCGCCTGGGCTATAACGGTATGTGCCGCTATAACTCAGAAAGAATCTATTCAGTGCCCTGGGGGAAACATACAGAACTGAAGCTTGACTTCAATAAAATAGACTACCTTTCATTTCGTCTTTCAGGTATTGAACTGATCACCGCTGGTTTTGAGGAGACTCTGGCCGCAACCGGCGAAGGAGATCAGATTTATTGTGATCCGCCATATGACAAAACAAGCAAAACTAGTTTTGTCAGTTACGATGGTAAACCGTTCAGCCAAAGCGACCACGTGCTGTTAGCAAATATGCTCGTTGACGCTCACAGAAAAGGCGCTGCTGTTGCGATATCAAATAGCCTGACACCATTCACTTTGGGCCTCTATGAAGAGCGTGGATTCGTCATACACAGACTCAGCGCTTACCGATCCGTAGGAAGTAAGCCAAATACACGGAAAACGGAAACAGAAATACTGGCCGTGCTGAAATAG
- a CDS encoding zinc finger-like domain-containing protein has product MKSLFFTLDGHMVPASVNVSLNGDGNYYAPIERECNECAGTGHKGADVCEKCHGVQTVGPIIEKLVVLEPITFLDNIPELRVNPTLEAWKSRNHVLIEKAKKANTKFSNSILAQLDNNRFLTERQLDCFFTTFDVMLSETPENEQEILKHSYNIGQVISIELTFTEVRAAYAKSKGSYFFTFTGKVRNDGIALTADKQDHILLGERYHLTGKVRKFYDFDSKNYAAITVFKLSKLQDS; this is encoded by the coding sequence ATGAAATCTCTTTTCTTTACTCTTGATGGTCATATGGTACCAGCCTCAGTGAATGTATCCCTTAACGGAGATGGAAATTATTATGCACCTATCGAAAGAGAATGTAACGAATGTGCGGGCACAGGCCACAAAGGGGCTGATGTATGTGAAAAGTGTCATGGGGTGCAAACAGTTGGACCCATTATTGAAAAATTAGTGGTACTAGAGCCAATTACCTTTCTCGATAACATTCCGGAACTGCGTGTTAACCCAACACTCGAAGCATGGAAATCCAGAAACCACGTACTTATTGAGAAAGCAAAAAAGGCTAACACTAAGTTTTCTAATAGTATATTGGCGCAACTAGACAATAACCGTTTTTTGACAGAACGCCAGCTGGATTGTTTCTTTACAACCTTTGATGTGATGTTGTCTGAAACTCCGGAAAATGAACAAGAAATTTTAAAACATAGCTACAATATCGGCCAGGTCATAAGCATTGAACTAACATTTACTGAAGTCAGGGCCGCGTACGCAAAAAGTAAAGGGAGTTATTTTTTTACATTTACTGGTAAAGTTAGAAATGACGGGATCGCTTTAACGGCCGATAAACAGGATCACATTTTATTGGGTGAACGTTATCATTTGACTGGAAAAGTCAGAAAATTCTATGATTTTGATTCGAAAAATTATGCTGCAATAACAGTTTTTAAGTTAAGTAAACTCCAAGACAGTTAA
- a CDS encoding DUF4942 domain-containing protein: protein MSSLDSEAKPDNAGHSVLALTTSHSLVVSSSETFLPDMRKELGIIADLVESYNDELCLLKHMAVQFKTHNHQKLYSYLSGYNHSISEADALFAENALRSEYWKRVMALTDVLPIMSDAKRNEWDKQFTADRYIMPPQVIPDFTADAVVGTVVALLNDRNQFIKERVYDVFQSLSRSHKTNKAFGFSTRMITTGVCEPSKYPWQKLRVDFKESGISPLSELRVICAFFRGEQVKAIHNTKSLVEALVEHEGFRKWICIDGNSIRFRVYKNGSMHIDVHPDIAERLNNILSAIVPLALPADRMAHSKKSLEAFPVLKQCIDFDTRMQLSELMFKNDGDNKWSCWTSLGSLAERKSSSVAADTLRFLGATVTKYDVTFSYDPCEVIRYIGQIGEMPDIVSHQFYPSSCRISEYVYSLLGAGEGDTLLEPNIGHADLLKSFPAGVIVTGIELDTLNCLISRAKGYDTTEADFLTWSKSNQQKKFDYVVMNPPFADNRARLHLQAAASHLAAGGSLAAVLPLSLQGLDNLLGEEFRTEWMDVFENEFENTTVSVRILYAERIQQEEVL, encoded by the coding sequence ATGTCATCTCTTGATTCTGAAGCTAAACCCGATAATGCAGGTCACAGCGTACTGGCTTTAACAACCTCTCATAGCCTGGTGGTTAGCTCTTCTGAAACATTTCTTCCAGATATGCGCAAAGAGCTCGGCATTATCGCGGATCTTGTTGAGTCCTATAATGATGAACTCTGCTTGTTGAAACACATGGCTGTCCAGTTCAAAACCCACAATCACCAGAAACTTTATTCTTATCTCTCAGGCTACAACCACAGTATCTCTGAAGCGGATGCCTTGTTCGCGGAAAACGCTCTGAGATCTGAATACTGGAAACGCGTTATGGCACTCACTGATGTTTTGCCTATCATGTCGGATGCCAAACGTAACGAATGGGATAAGCAGTTTACGGCCGACCGCTATATTATGCCGCCTCAGGTGATCCCTGATTTCACAGCTGACGCTGTAGTAGGCACAGTCGTTGCTTTGCTTAATGACCGCAATCAATTTATTAAAGAAAGGGTTTACGACGTCTTCCAGTCTCTGAGCCGCAGTCATAAGACAAACAAAGCTTTTGGGTTCTCCACCCGCATGATCACTACCGGAGTTTGCGAGCCGTCTAAATACCCCTGGCAGAAATTAAGGGTGGATTTTAAAGAGTCTGGCATTTCACCACTGAGCGAGCTCCGCGTTATATGCGCATTCTTCCGTGGCGAACAGGTGAAGGCGATCCATAACACCAAATCATTGGTTGAGGCGTTGGTCGAACATGAGGGGTTCAGAAAATGGATCTGCATCGATGGCAACAGTATTCGTTTCAGGGTTTACAAAAATGGATCAATGCATATTGACGTCCACCCTGATATCGCCGAGCGGCTTAACAATATTTTATCAGCTATCGTACCGCTGGCATTACCTGCCGACCGCATGGCTCATAGCAAGAAATCTTTGGAGGCATTCCCTGTACTTAAGCAGTGCATCGACTTTGATACCCGGATGCAGCTTTCTGAACTAATGTTTAAAAATGACGGGGACAATAAATGGAGTTGCTGGACATCTTTAGGGTCTCTCGCCGAACGCAAATCTTCGAGTGTTGCCGCTGACACCCTTCGGTTCTTAGGGGCAACAGTAACAAAATACGATGTGACATTTTCCTATGATCCGTGTGAGGTTATTCGTTACATCGGCCAGATAGGGGAGATGCCTGATATTGTATCGCATCAGTTTTACCCTTCATCTTGCCGAATCAGCGAATATGTATATTCCCTGCTCGGTGCAGGGGAAGGGGATACCCTCCTGGAGCCTAATATTGGCCATGCGGATTTGCTTAAATCATTCCCTGCCGGTGTGATCGTTACTGGCATCGAGCTTGATACTTTGAATTGCCTTATCTCCCGGGCTAAGGGATACGATACGACAGAAGCTGACTTCCTCACATGGTCTAAGTCTAATCAACAGAAGAAGTTTGATTATGTCGTGATGAACCCACCTTTTGCCGATAACCGGGCCAGGCTGCATCTCCAGGCAGCTGCATCTCATCTCGCAGCCGGGGGATCTCTAGCAGCCGTTCTTCCATTATCTCTTCAGGGGCTCGATAACCTTCTGGGGGAAGAATTCCGGACGGAATGGATGGACGTTTTTGAGAACGAGTTTGAAAACACGACCGTTTCGGTTCGCATCCTGTACGCCGAACGTATTCAACAAGAGGAAGTCCTATGA
- the htdT gene encoding protein-disulfide isomerase HtdT — protein MAKAKEGGVSPSQISGVLSKMKGYKPKDAIYIPSGGLYLFQDERSQLMAVTTDGRYSLTGGSLVDVIKRKPVLTVEEIRNSYFISLDEAPFPLETVASIPLGNSKLKRQAAIFITLDCDGCMELVKKFYADRDKYRIDIVLVPSPGEPKEELRRLWCSKEKGKINNLDILRWLMGSKSDIEKRLLSQKEAEECPAEPLVASLMLAGIYKLQGVPSVVRQDGLAGNGIPKDFDYWLNQSVEPLLKNPFETN, from the coding sequence ATGGCAAAGGCAAAGGAAGGTGGCGTTTCACCCAGTCAGATCTCGGGTGTGTTATCAAAAATGAAAGGATATAAACCTAAGGATGCCATATACATTCCTTCTGGTGGGCTATACCTCTTTCAGGACGAACGTTCGCAGCTAATGGCAGTAACGACCGATGGCCGATACTCCCTTACTGGGGGAAGCCTTGTTGATGTAATTAAACGTAAACCTGTTCTGACTGTAGAAGAAATCAGGAATTCCTATTTTATTAGTCTTGATGAGGCCCCCTTCCCTCTGGAAACTGTAGCGTCCATTCCTCTGGGAAATTCAAAGCTTAAAAGACAAGCAGCCATTTTCATAACACTTGATTGTGACGGTTGCATGGAACTTGTTAAGAAATTCTATGCAGATCGGGACAAGTATCGGATAGATATTGTTTTAGTTCCCTCACCCGGTGAGCCAAAAGAAGAGCTTAGAAGGCTCTGGTGTAGTAAAGAAAAAGGAAAAATAAACAACCTCGATATTCTTCGTTGGCTAATGGGAAGCAAATCCGACATTGAAAAAAGATTGCTCTCTCAAAAAGAAGCAGAAGAATGTCCGGCGGAACCTTTGGTAGCGTCATTGATGCTCGCAGGAATTTATAAATTGCAGGGTGTACCTTCAGTTGTCAGACAGGATGGTTTGGCTGGTAATGGCATTCCAAAAGATTTCGACTACTGGTTGAACCAAAGCGTTGAACCTCTCTTAAAAAATCCATTTGAGACAAATTAA
- a CDS encoding TraE/TraK family type IV conjugative transfer system protein: MKMLSGINIPFFKKSKKDENGDLEQSYVKKDESAKGRFLDIKKRFSPQAEASGAGITYSALINRDTKLIRINTVSIAVIGLLVAKILFFTDPVTIVTPPNMNEEITVVGNKASESYKTQWALFFSTLLGNINPTNISFVTAYVLDALSPELQAKTSESLQEQINIMQARGVEQTFKPNDIYFDPKNDMVYVWGTKTTRLVNVPDKTESSKWTYEWVLGMKNGRPRIAYVNQYSGTPNIKKITINGKEQLATLDNPPPSTGNK; the protein is encoded by the coding sequence ATGAAAATGCTAAGTGGCATTAACATCCCTTTTTTCAAAAAATCTAAAAAGGATGAAAACGGTGATCTTGAACAGTCATACGTAAAGAAAGATGAAAGTGCTAAGGGACGTTTTTTGGACATTAAAAAACGATTTAGCCCACAAGCTGAAGCGTCAGGTGCTGGAATTACATACAGCGCCCTGATTAATCGTGATACAAAACTTATCCGCATTAATACTGTTTCAATAGCCGTCATTGGGTTATTGGTTGCAAAGATTCTTTTTTTCACTGACCCAGTGACGATTGTTACCCCTCCAAACATGAATGAAGAGATCACGGTTGTTGGTAACAAAGCATCGGAATCTTATAAAACACAATGGGCTCTCTTTTTTAGTACCCTTTTAGGGAATATTAATCCAACTAATATTTCCTTTGTGACGGCCTATGTCCTCGATGCCCTTTCACCTGAACTACAGGCTAAAACGAGTGAGTCTTTACAGGAGCAGATAAATATCATGCAGGCTCGTGGTGTTGAGCAGACCTTTAAGCCTAATGATATTTACTTTGATCCAAAAAATGACATGGTCTATGTCTGGGGTACCAAAACGACTCGACTTGTAAATGTTCCGGACAAAACTGAATCATCGAAATGGACTTATGAATGGGTTCTCGGGATGAAAAATGGTCGCCCAAGAATTGCATATGTAAATCAATATTCCGGAACACCGAATATTAAAAAAATTACGATAAACGGCAAAGAGCAACTGGCAACGCTGGATAATCCGCCACCGTCTACAGGTAACAAGTGA
- a CDS encoding RepB family plasmid replication initiator protein, translated as MIKNNELIHPFDVTSNESGKTYQLTPNSSKSVQPVALLRLSVFTPVGTKENRDRNFEVDASDELSCMEIARSEGYDDIKITGVKLSMSTDFKCWLGIIMAFSKYGFTSEKISLTFNEFAKMCGISSTNINKRTRARFKESLMNLASVVLAFSDSRSGRFTVTHLVQKAMIDPKSDTVELVGDPSMWELYRYDHKTLLSLQVLYILAKKEAAQSLYIYFEAMPAGTLFVNMKRLRERLLLTTPIRTQNQIIRKAMRELESIGYLDYQEVKKGRDIQFQIFKRSPKLALAKQG; from the coding sequence ATGATTAAAAACAACGAGTTAATCCATCCTTTTGACGTAACCAGTAATGAATCAGGTAAGACTTATCAACTGACGCCTAACTCGTCCAAGTCGGTTCAGCCCGTGGCCCTGCTGAGATTGAGTGTATTTACCCCTGTCGGCACAAAAGAAAACCGCGACCGAAACTTTGAAGTTGATGCCTCTGATGAGCTTTCGTGTATGGAAATTGCAAGATCGGAGGGTTATGACGACATCAAGATAACTGGTGTCAAACTATCTATGTCTACCGACTTTAAATGCTGGCTCGGGATCATCATGGCTTTCAGTAAATATGGTTTTACTTCCGAGAAGATTAGCCTGACTTTTAACGAGTTTGCGAAGATGTGTGGTATCAGTTCAACAAACATCAACAAACGAACTCGTGCGCGCTTTAAAGAGTCATTAATGAACCTTGCATCGGTAGTGCTTGCCTTCTCAGACTCTCGTAGTGGTCGGTTCACAGTAACGCATCTGGTGCAGAAGGCTATGATTGATCCAAAAAGCGATACTGTTGAGCTGGTTGGGGATCCTTCTATGTGGGAACTGTATCGTTACGACCATAAGACATTGTTAAGCCTTCAGGTTCTATACATTTTGGCTAAAAAAGAAGCTGCGCAATCTCTCTATATTTATTTTGAAGCAATGCCAGCTGGTACGTTGTTCGTTAATATGAAACGGTTGAGGGAAAGGTTGCTTCTTACAACCCCTATTCGTACGCAAAACCAGATAATTCGTAAAGCAATGCGGGAACTTGAATCTATCGGATATCTCGATTATCAAGAAGTTAAGAAAGGTCGCGACATACAATTTCAGATCTTCAAAAGAAGCCCTAAGCTGGCCCTTGCCAAACAAGGTTGA
- the htdO gene encoding plasmid transfer protein HtdO: MGKVTLPALLGATVIGFVVFALTSFYYRSEYIPKRSVLIVPDASISIEDGSNAFPVQTVIMNDPTLIDKFVGEGNINEENAFDYHKSNVLEPNYKHEISRTSQIDKAEMNHPSVRENWARAGEPYIVPQMSDSERNLKIKRFQKPTSGANHGH, from the coding sequence ATGGGAAAAGTTACTTTGCCTGCTCTGCTTGGGGCCACCGTGATTGGTTTTGTCGTATTTGCTTTAACCAGCTTTTACTACAGGTCAGAATATATACCAAAAAGGAGTGTATTAATCGTTCCGGACGCATCCATTAGTATCGAAGATGGCAGTAACGCTTTTCCCGTTCAGACAGTAATAATGAACGATCCAACTCTTATTGATAAATTTGTAGGAGAGGGCAATATTAATGAGGAGAATGCTTTTGACTATCACAAAAGTAACGTTTTGGAACCTAATTACAAACATGAAATATCTAGAACGAGCCAGATAGATAAAGCTGAAATGAATCATCCATCTGTTCGTGAAAACTGGGCCAGAGCAGGTGAACCCTATATCGTTCCTCAGATGTCTGACAGCGAACGAAATCTAAAAATTAAACGATTCCAGAAACCTACAAGTGGAGCTAATCATGGACATTAA
- a CDS encoding TraK domain-containing protein produces MIKKKGLGFNAITALIMLTTSNCVIAEEYQLPATINNPVVMPVGADGFQNGAAKAIIPGQAGSEQSGAQTNLSEAGNAQGQKPTTDLPTVQLSPASNASPAVSAITGALSNNPSLPGFDAQTRSGAIDSYGRPTGTSSQQNATNATATSKADELYVEARNRYKEVQRVNVPPGGNVVLPVSRGLQNRISTSFKNASVSTSTPAEEASIFVNGGDVFISTNTDKPIGIMLSEDQVPESTYNLTLVPLDVPGAMISVTTSLSPSMQAKRETSLDKQNYEEMLARSQSEELAPTDPKQDDHKQRIIDLLTPVALGEVPSGFSLQQDRLSRIPAPEQSPCNFNMYAKLGQRLVGSRELIDVILVKNDKPYGQIVADQQCMAEGVIASALFDKAYLQPGEETELYIVRDKLFKEREARVTTRPSLIRK; encoded by the coding sequence ATGATTAAAAAAAAGGGCTTAGGCTTCAACGCAATTACAGCATTGATCATGCTCACGACTTCGAACTGCGTAATCGCTGAAGAATACCAATTGCCAGCAACAATTAATAACCCGGTTGTAATGCCAGTTGGTGCTGACGGATTTCAGAATGGAGCTGCAAAAGCCATTATTCCGGGTCAAGCTGGTTCTGAACAGTCAGGTGCACAAACAAACCTTAGTGAAGCCGGTAATGCGCAGGGACAAAAACCTACAACTGATCTCCCTACCGTGCAACTTTCCCCAGCCAGCAATGCTTCGCCTGCGGTAAGCGCTATTACTGGAGCATTATCAAATAATCCTAGTCTCCCCGGATTTGACGCACAGACCCGATCTGGTGCAATTGATAGCTATGGGAGACCAACAGGTACCTCTTCCCAGCAGAATGCAACCAATGCGACCGCCACGTCAAAAGCCGATGAACTTTATGTCGAAGCTCGTAACCGATATAAAGAAGTTCAGCGTGTAAATGTGCCGCCTGGTGGGAATGTGGTACTGCCAGTTTCACGAGGACTTCAAAACAGAATATCGACCAGCTTCAAGAATGCTTCTGTCAGTACTTCTACCCCTGCTGAAGAGGCAAGCATATTTGTTAATGGTGGCGATGTCTTTATTTCAACTAATACCGATAAACCAATCGGGATTATGTTGTCTGAAGATCAGGTACCTGAATCGACCTATAACCTGACCCTGGTACCGCTTGATGTTCCCGGTGCGATGATTTCAGTTACTACATCTTTAAGCCCATCTATGCAAGCCAAACGTGAAACCTCATTGGATAAGCAAAACTATGAGGAAATGTTGGCCCGCTCCCAGTCAGAAGAACTGGCTCCAACGGATCCAAAACAAGACGATCATAAACAAAGAATCATTGATTTATTGACTCCTGTGGCTCTTGGTGAGGTCCCTTCAGGATTCAGTTTACAACAGGACCGACTTTCTCGTATTCCTGCGCCAGAGCAGTCACCATGTAACTTTAATATGTATGCAAAGCTCGGTCAGAGACTGGTTGGCTCACGTGAACTTATTGATGTAATTCTTGTGAAAAACGATAAACCATACGGTCAAATCGTTGCTGATCAGCAGTGTATGGCAGAAGGCGTTATTGCAAGTGCTTTATTTGATAAAGCATACCTGCAACCGGGAGAAGAAACAGAGCTTTACATAGTCCGGGATAAATTGTTCAAGGAACGCGAGGCCCGGGTTACAACCAGACCAAGTCTAATCAGAAAATAA
- the trhB gene encoding IncHI-type conjugal transfer protein TrhB — translation MDIKKAWENKTVRLSVIGALLVVIVYIISQSIFSTPVKKEKKTQKKDMQTNLLLDDSQMNKLSNEESQKVYKEMVKQNRLDQNAAKEDREKAEKAQQETKAQVASLTSQLQQLSQQINDMQTNRNGNRNLDAGSSRKTINEQAPAAPYQLNANAPINGVNPNYASITPTRNSPMRTITQSSIKTNGTDGVIQVMPVSENRIKEGREVIAGDKAPTRTVRGDGTAPVDSKARHAARKDEMFLPATSIITGVLITGLEAPTSLSSKSEPMPVTMRIKKDVIMPNNFTMDLRDCNLLGSAVGDLASQRAYIRATSISCVNSKGKAFDVKLEAYAVSENDGKNGIRGTLISRNGNAIAGAAFAGGLSSLAGSLSPSKVSSLNIDPNSQAQYQSPNFGALGALAGAGAAQGGLNRLVDYYTAIAEQQWPIVEISPGRAITFVVQTGTTIPTNLTSR, via the coding sequence ATGGACATTAAAAAGGCCTGGGAAAATAAGACCGTCAGACTTTCTGTTATTGGCGCTCTGCTGGTAGTGATTGTTTATATTATTAGCCAGTCTATTTTTTCCACACCAGTTAAGAAAGAAAAGAAAACACAGAAAAAAGACATGCAGACCAATTTGTTGTTAGATGATTCGCAAATGAACAAATTGAGTAATGAAGAAAGCCAGAAAGTATATAAAGAAATGGTTAAGCAAAACCGACTTGACCAAAATGCGGCGAAAGAGGACCGCGAAAAAGCAGAAAAAGCCCAACAGGAAACTAAAGCCCAAGTTGCAAGTTTAACTTCTCAACTTCAGCAGCTGTCTCAGCAAATTAATGATATGCAGACAAATCGAAACGGCAATCGTAACTTGGATGCTGGTAGTTCGCGTAAAACGATTAATGAGCAGGCACCGGCAGCTCCTTATCAGCTTAATGCTAATGCGCCGATTAATGGCGTAAACCCTAATTACGCTTCTATCACACCTACGCGTAATAGCCCAATGAGAACAATCACACAAAGTTCCATTAAGACTAATGGTACCGATGGTGTCATTCAGGTTATGCCCGTGTCTGAAAACAGAATCAAGGAAGGCAGAGAGGTCATTGCAGGAGATAAAGCGCCAACTCGGACTGTACGAGGTGATGGTACTGCGCCAGTTGATAGCAAAGCGCGGCATGCTGCCCGAAAAGATGAAATGTTTCTTCCGGCAACATCTATTATCACTGGTGTTCTGATTACCGGGCTTGAAGCGCCTACAAGCCTTTCTTCCAAATCAGAACCAATGCCAGTAACGATGCGTATTAAAAAAGATGTCATCATGCCCAATAATTTCACCATGGATTTGCGTGACTGTAACCTTCTGGGTTCAGCTGTTGGTGATCTGGCGTCACAGCGTGCTTACATACGTGCCACTTCTATCTCTTGTGTTAATTCAAAAGGGAAAGCTTTTGACGTAAAACTGGAAGCATATGCTGTAAGTGAAAATGACGGAAAAAATGGGATCCGAGGCACGCTTATCAGCCGAAATGGTAACGCAATTGCAGGAGCTGCATTTGCCGGTGGACTTTCTTCACTTGCCGGTAGCTTAAGTCCCAGTAAGGTATCTTCACTTAACATCGACCCTAATTCACAGGCTCAGTATCAGTCCCCTAATTTTGGTGCACTTGGGGCATTAGCCGGGGCTGGTGCAGCTCAAGGTGGTCTTAATCGACTCGTCGATTACTACACCGCAATTGCAGAACAACAGTGGCCAATCGTAGAAATTAGCCCTGGCCGAGCTATTACATTTGTCGTTCAGACCGGAACTACAATTCCAACGAATCTGACCAGTCGCTGA
- a CDS encoding type IV conjugative transfer system protein TraL, with translation MRGFIPLSGFLMSKQNDVPQHTYRFPFRINMPLLILFWDAKKLGLAFILVAFGNIFECFGFSVVAAVVYWIAYNKAAESGIRGLLKHKLWWLGFLPGKAVFSSRYFNDPFIRDLYS, from the coding sequence ATGAGGGGGTTCATCCCCCTCTCTGGATTTTTAATGAGTAAGCAGAACGACGTTCCTCAGCATACCTATAGATTCCCTTTCAGGATCAACATGCCTCTACTGATTTTGTTTTGGGATGCCAAAAAATTAGGGCTTGCATTCATTCTGGTTGCATTTGGGAATATCTTCGAATGCTTCGGGTTTTCTGTTGTAGCAGCGGTTGTGTATTGGATTGCGTATAACAAAGCAGCTGAGTCAGGAATAAGAGGATTGCTAAAACACAAACTCTGGTGGCTCGGTTTTTTGCCAGGTAAAGCAGTTTTTAGTAGCCGTTATTTCAACGATCCATTTATCAGAGATTTGTATTCTTGA
- the trhV gene encoding IncHI-type conjugal transfer lipoprotein TrhV, protein MNIKRLVLSALVVGTSSYLTGCSIGSSESECPGIEKGVICKGPREVMELTNNRDDLSALAGEESESGKEKSAVNDSRYPTEISPPGEVKYPQSTTLKNQPVAYSKTEIKPVGQLPVMYDKTLKMGAPTSSIGPRPISGVPVNSNVRMTSSYSTASSTGNPFVHPAAEVVKQTSYPVSAGNAPRYVAPNSDISPGKDMYSLYNGQPVNPTLNPGQIQQYRSQGYKQAVVAPEPLAVLQQGKVMRITFAPYTDDNDALNLPGYVYVNVKPQTWIAGKNSTSNPARIVPLEVQDAARENMQQQQKATKAVSSNGIVRQL, encoded by the coding sequence ATGAACATCAAAAGATTGGTACTCAGTGCTCTGGTTGTAGGTACATCCTCATATCTTACGGGGTGCTCCATCGGTAGTTCCGAATCCGAATGTCCAGGCATTGAAAAGGGCGTTATCTGTAAAGGTCCTCGCGAAGTTATGGAGTTAACTAATAATCGAGATGATCTGTCTGCACTGGCGGGGGAAGAGTCGGAATCGGGAAAGGAGAAATCGGCTGTCAATGACAGCCGTTATCCAACTGAAATTAGCCCTCCAGGGGAAGTCAAATATCCACAGTCTACTACCCTTAAAAATCAGCCTGTGGCTTATTCAAAAACCGAAATTAAGCCAGTTGGTCAGTTACCTGTCATGTACGATAAAACTTTAAAAATGGGTGCCCCTACTTCATCCATTGGACCACGGCCTATTTCTGGTGTACCGGTTAATTCAAACGTAAGGATGACTAGCAGTTATAGCACTGCCTCTTCAACTGGTAACCCTTTCGTTCATCCGGCTGCGGAAGTCGTTAAACAAACAAGCTATCCGGTTTCTGCTGGAAATGCCCCACGCTACGTTGCACCTAATTCTGATATCAGCCCTGGTAAGGATATGTACTCTCTTTACAATGGCCAGCCCGTTAACCCGACTCTCAACCCTGGGCAGATCCAGCAATACCGTTCGCAAGGTTATAAACAAGCTGTAGTGGCTCCTGAACCACTTGCTGTTCTGCAACAGGGGAAAGTAATGAGAATTACTTTTGCACCTTATACCGATGATAACGATGCGCTTAATCTTCCCGGCTACGTTTATGTCAACGTAAAACCGCAAACATGGATTGCTGGCAAGAATTCGACCTCAAACCCAGCTCGCATAGTTCCTTTAGAAGTACAGGATGCGGCCCGGGAAAATATGCAGCAGCAACAAAAAGCAACTAAAGCTGTCTCTTCGAACGGCATTGTTAGACAACTGTAA